From one Lolium rigidum isolate FL_2022 chromosome 4, APGP_CSIRO_Lrig_0.1, whole genome shotgun sequence genomic stretch:
- the LOC124706215 gene encoding probable membrane-associated kinase regulator 4, protein MASRRGEEARRDQVLQEEEDYIDMDLGFAAAGREFEFHHMSAPLAGRAGEPQLPLASPADELFYKGKLLPLHLPPRAQMVEDLLLDRCAAAGVGRGRGRHLAVSTAPATPCERSRGASPANSCFVSGELNVEEFFRDYAAGLAYADDAAAAAGEKQQRPWSRRLRFVTRQLNLGRQLKASRAYLKTMFAAPKPAGNADDKPVLGSKDLSSHPHGHGGHLRAWKKNPFGQVRSNRCIAADQSSGSGAGHRRSFSSVIVRYSASNKTSPAPPAPSSCSSTSSSCKSSTSTSSSVRSSSGSDGAGAPALRRSSSASSEAENPIQGLIAYCKKSQQLASVRKSASDTGFRFLSSSAASKVAAESEGLDELVEICRG, encoded by the coding sequence ATGGCGAGCAGGAGAGGGGAGGAGGCGCGGCGTGATCAGGTtctccaggaggaggaggactacatCGACATGGACCTGGGCTTcgcggcggcggggagggagTTCGAGTTCCACCACATGTCGGCGCCGCTGGCCGGCCGGGCGGGGGAGCCGCAGCTGCCGCTGGCGTCGCCGGCCGACGAGCTCTTCTACAAGGGCAAGCTGCTGCCGCTGCACCTGCCTCCGCGCGCCCAGATGGTCGAGGACCTCCTGCTCGACCGCTGCGCCGCGGCCGGCGTCGGCAGGGGGAGGGGGCGGCACCTCGCCGTCAGCACCGCCCCGGCCACGCCCTGCGAGCGCTCCCGCGGCGCGTCCCCGGCCAACTCGTGCTTCGTCAGCGGGGAGCTCAACGTGGAGGAGTTCTTCCGGGACTACGCGGCCGGCCTGGCCTacgccgacgacgccgccgcggccgcgggcGAGAAGCAGCAGAGGCCCTGGTCCAGGAGGCTCCGGTTCGTCACGCGGCAGCTCAACCTCGGCCGCCAGCTCAAGGCCTCCAGGGCCTACCTCAAGACCATGTTCGCCGCGCCGAAACCAGCGGGAAACGCCGACGACAAGCCCGTTCTTGGCTCAAAGGACCTCTCGTCCCACCCCCATGGCCATGGCGGCCATCTCCGGGCGTGGAAGAAGAACCCGTTCGGCCAGGTCAGAAGCAACAGGTGCATCGCCGCTGATCAGAGCAGCGGAAGCGGCGCCGGCCACCGGAGGTCCTTCTCCAGCGTCATCGTCCGGTACTCGGCGTCCAACAAGACGTCCCCCGCGCCCCCGGCGCCGTCTTCGTGCTCTTCAACATCGTCGTCCTGcaagtcctccacctccacctcgtcgtCGGTCCGCAGCTCGAGCGGCTCCGACGGTGCGGGGGCGCCGGCGCTGCGGAGGAGCAGCAGCGCGAGCTCCGAGGCGGAGAACCCCATCCAGGGCCTCATCGCCTACTGCAAGAAGTCCCAGCAGCTGGCCTCGGTGCGCAAGAGCGCCAGCGACACCGGGTTCAGGTTCCTGTCCTCGTCGGCGGCGTCCAAGGTCGCCGCGGAATCCGAGGGCCTGGACGAGCTCGTCGAGATTTGCAGAGGGTGA